A genomic region of Haliotis asinina isolate JCU_RB_2024 chromosome 1, JCU_Hal_asi_v2, whole genome shotgun sequence contains the following coding sequences:
- the LOC137287708 gene encoding uncharacterized protein produces MKFTSGELPDDVEEDGACDVTDVDKKLDNIISTGKPLLTDRNGEVDEEPSPKGGNSQMNRHNNKMSQTLSVPQPVENGLSDSDDDTKGKTPDSLVSAFSKVTISDKMKSTSEIKPGTEVDDLSSKISNVRLDEKPGLDDGEQYTEIYESEITTLEEVEKRKQQEAQTEKPKERGPMGGNPANHNPHVDRYDHLAGKNYPVSVNRQLYGQVTGNYSQVPQLYNNNIVCQQRPTMSGYQKEATKRSRDEFDQQPYKYTKPVEPFNNLSDPSKTSPSNLTFSNVVSTKSFSGGQVTVNSPDIESLIPSFQCGDTANSGEFDILNLLSQGDEAYKDPDMLTNIPQYSLQQGYQNNITHPNPQLVHGSYLDQTQVNVNQVLENIRHPKGGETRTSFSAEDSASEGYISEGASSPYSPYSEIQDSPTEQTMYSPPPSVDSGACMTSASSPGSAIDIGSPRSSTMGYESNIDLYDTSSRHPPTPTSCSQPVQTSQGYSHQVPSYQSNMAYQGLEYQVPGVAVNPIHQTGYLQTPAVDQGKQTSQNSNYIDNNLEKFLDVIETIGLDLYVDEHKKKQKKVIQEPVLPVQKQAPVPLQQKLPATGQSGLKKSVPVASVQPNQIQRQIPTTSTPVLLVKQPPSTAGVPISVAPNVINSQKMKVSTQSPVTTGQILVIPAAPQIVFVASPPQPPAKKTPTFRSIRPKIQPNPVPGIASSDSRNVTVNSSPKTVTAPKPAQPSCQVSPITSGQMSQSSNKAQPSTPKTNINQLNIARRCVATMTAEELKCTDQDGDTYLHVAVCKADKYMVQALLERIVRENLQTMIDTQNSERQTPVYLAVSANQPEMVEMLIKYGADVNLLAERTSTNGQKEVKAAIHSASSNGKDHLATLLSLLRAQDLNLNMFNSDGCTALHCAILEHGQPRPDTGAPTDSKPIIEALIRAGADPNSQDKKSGKTAFMYALETRDYTLIETLLNLVDITKVRCYFRTQAFDGSTCVKIMESRKSEFPPKLYEKLTAIMSNNRSILSHR; encoded by the exons ATGAAGTTCACGTCAGGTGAGTTGCCTGACGATGTTGAAGAGGACGGGGCGTGTGATGTCACTGACGTGGACAAGAAACTGGACAACATAATTTCAACAG GAAAGCCCCTTTTAACTGATCGGAACGGAGAAGTAGATGAGGAACCATcaccaaagggaggtaactcacaGATGAACAGACACAATAACAAAATGTCACAAACACTTAGTGTTCCACAGCCAGTCGAAAATGGCCTCTCTGATTCTGACGATGACACAAAAGGAAAGACCCCTGATTCACTGGTCAGTGCCTTCTCCAAGGTCACAATTTCCGACAAGATGAAATCTACATCTGAAATAAAACCAGGGACAGAAGTCGATGACCTGAGTAGCAAAATCTCCAATGTGAGATTAGATGAGAAACCAGGCTTGGATGATGGTGAGCAGTACACGGAAATATATGAATCTGAAATCACTACGCTGGAAGAGGTTGAAAAACGAAAGCAACAAGAAGCCCAAACCGAGAAGCCAAAAGAGAGAGGCCCCATGGGAGGGAATCCAGCCAATCACAATCCACATGTTGACCGATATGACCATCTCGCCGGTAAGAACTACCCAGTGAGCGTCAACCGACAACTCTATGGCCAGGTAACTGGAAATTACAGCCAAGTTCCTCAACTGTACAACAACAACATAGTGTGCCAGCAGCGGCCAACAATGAGTGGCTACCAAAAAGAAGCGACGAAACGATCCCGTGATGAATTTGACCAGCAACCATACAAGTATACAAAGCCTGTTGAGCCATTCAACAATCTGAGTGACCCATCCAAGACATCACCTTCAAATCTGACTTTCTCAAATgttgtttctacaaagagctttTCTGGTGGCCAAGTGACAGTAAACAGTCCAGATATAGAGTCGCTGATACCCAGTTTCCAGTGCGGAGACACCGCAAATTCAGGAGAATTTGACATCCTTAATTTGCTGAGTCAGGGTGATGAGGCTTATAAGGATCCAGACATGCTTACAAACATCCCCCAATACTCTCTTCAGCAGGGTTACCAGAACAACATTACACACCCAAATCCCCAGCTGGTCCATGGATCGTATTTGGACCAGACCCAAGTCAATGTCAACCAAGTACTGGAGAACATTCGGCACCCAAAAGGAGGAGAAACCCGAACAAGTTTCTCTGCAGAGGATTCAGCCAGCGAGGGGTACATCAGTGAGGGAGCCAGCAGTCCATACAGCCCATACAGTGAGATCCAGGATTCCCCTACAGAGCAGACCATGTACTCTCCACCTCCTTCTGTTGACAGTGGTGCGTGCATGACGTCTGCTTCAAGTCCGGGATCTGCCATTGATATTGGAAGTCCCAGGAGCTCCACGATGGGGTATGAGTCGAATATTGACTTATATGACACCAGCTCCAGACACCCTCCCACTCCAACAAGCTGTAGTCAGCCAGTACAGACCAGTCAAGGGTATAGCCACCAGGTGCCAAGCTATCAGAGTAACATGGCCTACCAGGGCTTGGAGTATCAAGTTCCAGGCGTAGCAGTGAACCCAATACATCAGACTGGATACTTGCAGACACCTGCAGTGGACCAAGGAAAACAAACTAGTCAGAATAGCAATTATATCGATAACAATTTGGAGAAATTTCTGGATGTTATTGAAACTATTGGGTTGGATCTTTATGTGGATGAACACAAGAAGAAACAAAAGAAAGTTATCCAAGAACCGGTGCTGCCAGTTCAAAAACAAGCACCTGTTCCCCTGCAACAGAAACTGCCAGCTACTGGTCAGTCTGGTCTAAAGAAGAGTGTCCCAGTAGCTAGCGTCCAGCCCAACCAAATTCAGCGTCAAATTCCTACCACAAGCACACCAGTTCTGTTAGTGAAGCAGCCTCCTAGTACAGCAGGAGTTCCCATATCTGTCGCCCCAAACGTCATCAATTCTCAGAAGATGAAGGTTTCGACCCAGTCTCCCGTCACTACTGGTCAGATCCTCGTGATACCAGCTGCTCCCCAAATTGTGTTTGTTGCATCACCCCCTCAACCACCAGCAAAGAAGACACCCACCTTTAGATCAATACGCCCAAAGATTCAACCGAATCCTGTTCCAGGGATAGCTTCTTCTGACTCAAGAAACGTGACTGTGAATTCGTCTCCTAAGACTGTGACAGCACCCAAACCAGCACAGCCATCTTGTCAAGTGTCTCCCATTACAAGCGGTCAGATGTCACAGAGTTCTAACAAGGCTCAACCTTCAA CTCCCAAAACAAATATCAATCAGTTGAACATCGCTCGTAGATGTGTGGCAACCATGACGGCAGAAGAGCTGAAGTGCACTGACCAGGACGGGGACAC GTACCTTCACGTGGCTGTGTGCAAGGCAGATAAGTACATGGTGCAGGCGCTTCTGGAGAGGATCGTGCGAGAGAACCTACAGACCATGATAGACACACAGAACAGTGAGAGACAG ACTCCTGTATACCTTGCTGTCAGCGCCAACCAGCCTGAAATGGTGGAGATGCTTATCAAGTATGGCGCCGATGTCAATCTGCTTGCAGAG CGGACGTCTACAAACGGACAGAAGGAAGTGAAGGCAGCAATACACAGTGCCTCGTCCAATGGGAAAGATCATCTCGCAACTCTTCTGTCACTACTTAGGGCACAGGACCTGAATCTCAACATGTTCAACTCTGACG GTTGCACTGCTCTCCACTGTGCTATCCTTGAGCATGGCCAACCTCGCCCCGACACTGGCGCTCCCACAGACAGCAAACCCATCATTGAAGCCCTCATCAGGGCAGGGGCTGATCCTAACTCACAG GACAAAAAGAGTGGAAAGACAGCCTTCATGTATGCACTAGAAACAAGGGACTACACTTTGATTGAGACCCTTTTGAACCTTGTCGATATCACCAAGGTCAGGTGTTACTTCCGCACACAAGCGTTCGACGGAAGCACGTGTGTCAAGATCATGGAGAGCAGAAAGTCAGAGTTCCCGCCCAAACTGTACGAGAAACTTACAGCCATAATGTCGAACAACCGCAGTATTCTCTCTCACAGATGA